Proteins from a single region of Palaemon carinicauda isolate YSFRI2023 chromosome 32, ASM3689809v2, whole genome shotgun sequence:
- the LOC137625482 gene encoding uncharacterized protein, which yields MSDGPSHLVPKDDDILYVKLKTSSTKSPSHLVPKDDDISYLKSKSSSTKSQSHHVPKDDDILYVKLKTSSTKSQSHLVPKDDDISYLKSKSSSTKSQSHLVPKDDDISYLKSKSSSTKSQSHLVPKDDDISYLKSKSSSTKSQSHLVPKNYVISYLKSKSSSTKSPSHLVPKDDDISYLKSKSSPPKAQVICQSHLVPKDDVILYLKSKSSSAKSQSHMVPKDDDISYLKSKSSSSKSQSHLVPKDDDISYLKSKSSSSKSQSHLVPKDDDISYLKSKSSSSKSQSHLVPKDNDISYLKSKSSSTKTQSHLVPKDDDISYLKSKSSSTKTQSHLVPKDNDISYLKSKSSSSKSQSNLVPKDDDISYLKSKPSSTKTQSHLDDDILYLKSKSSSTKSQSNLVPKDDDISYLKSKSSSTKTQSHLVPKDNDISYLKSKSSSSKSQSHLVPKDDDISYLKSKPSSTKTQSHLVPKDDDILYLKSKSSSTKSQSNLVPKDDDISYLSQSHLPPKAKVICQSHLVPKDDDISYLKSKSSSTKSQSHLVPKDEDISYLKSKSSSTKSQSHLVPKDDDISYLKSKSSSTKSQSHLVPKDDDISQSHLVPKDDDISYLKSKSSSTKSQSHLVPKDDDISYLKSKSSSTKSQSHLVPKDDDIWYLKSKSSSTKSQSHLVPKDDDISYLSQNHLPPKAKVICHSHLVPKDDDISYLKSKSSSTKSQSHLVPKDDDILYLKSKSSSTKSQSHLVPKDDVILYLKSKSSSTQSQSHLVPKDDVILYLKSKPSSTQSPSHLVPKDDDILYLKSKSSSTKSQSHLVPKDDVILYLKSKSSSTQSQSHLVPKDDVILYLKLKSSSTKTQSHLVPKDDVILYLKSKSSSTQSPSHLVPKDDDILYLKSKSSSTKSQSHLVPKDDVILYLKSKSSSTQSQSHLVPKDDVILYLKSKSSSTQSQSHLVPKDDVILYLKSKSSSTQSPSHLVPKDDDILYLKSKSSSTKSQSHLVPKDDVILYLKSKSSSTQSPSHLVPKGDGILYLKLKSSSTKTQSHLVPKDDVILYLKSKSSSTQSQSHLVPKDDVILYLKSKSSSTQSPSHLVPKDDDILYLKSKSSSTKSQSHLVPKDDVILYLKSKSSSTQSPSHLVPKDDVILYLKSKSSSTQSPSHLVPKDDVILYLKSKSSSTQSPSHLVPKDDVILYLKSKSSSTQSPSHLVPKDDVILYLKSKSSSTQSPSHLVPKDDVILYLKSKSSSTQSPSHLVPKDDDILYLKSKSSSTKSQSHLVPKDDVILYLKSKSSSTQSPSHLVPKGDGILYLKLKSSSTKTQSHLVPKDDVILYLKSKSSSTQSPSHLVPKDDVILYLKSKSSSTQSPSHLVPKDDDILYLKSKSSSTKSQSHLVPKDDVILYLKSKSSSTQSPSHLVPKDDDILYLKSKSSSTKSQSHLVPKDDVILYLKSKSSSTQSPSHLVPKGDGILYLKLKSSSTKTQSHLVPKDDVILYLKSKSSSTKSQSHLVPKGDGILYLK from the exons ATGAGCGATGG CCCAAGTCATCTTGTACCCAAGGACGATGACATCTTGTACGTAAAGTTAAAAACATCTTCCACCAAAAGCCCAAGTCATCTAGTACCCAAGGACGATGACATCTCGTACCTAAAGTCAAAATCATCTTCCACCAAAAGCCAAAGTCATCATGTACCCAAGGACGATGACATCTTGTACGTAAAGTTAAAAACATCTTCCACCAAAAGCCAAAGTCATCTAGTACCCAAGGACGATGACATTTCGTACCTAAAGTCAAAATCATCTTCCACCAAAAGCcaaagtcatctggtacccaaggacgatgacaTTTCGTACCTAAAGTCAAAATCATCTTCCACCAAAAGCcaaagtcatctggtacccaaggacgatgacaTTTCGTACCTAAAGTCAAAATCATCTTCCACCAAAAGCcaaagtcatctggtacccaagaactATGTCATCTCGTACCTAAAGTCAAAATCATCTTCCACCAAAAGcccaagtcatctggtacccaaggacgatgacaTTTCGTACCTAAAGTCAAAATCCTCTCCACCAAAAGcccaagtcatctg CcaaagtcatctggtacccaaggacgatgtcATCTTGTACCTAAAGTCGAAATCATCTTCCGCCAAAAGCCAAAGTCATAtggtacccaaggacgatgacaTCTCGTACCTAAAGTCAAAATCATCTTCCTCCAAAAGCcaaagtcatctggtacccaaggacgatgacaTCTCGTACCTTAAGTCAAAATCATCTTCCTCCAAAAGCcaaagtcatctggtacccaaggacgatgacaTCTCGTACCTTAAGTCAAAATCATCTTCCTCCAAAAGCcaaagtcatctggtacccaaggacaaTGACATCTCGTACCTAAAGTCAAAATCATCTTCCACCAAAACCcaaagtcatctggtacccaaggacgatgacatctcgtacctaaagtcaaaatcatcttccaccaaaacccaaagtcatctggtacccaaggacaaTGACATCTCGTACCTAAAGTCAAAGTCATCTTCCTCCAAAAGCCAAAGTaatctggtacccaaggacgatgacaTCTCGTACCTAAAGTCAAAACCATCTTCCACCAAAACCcaaagtcatctg gacgatgacaTCTTGTACCTAAAGTCAAAATCATCTTCCACCAAAAGCCAAAGTaatctggtacccaaggacgatgacatctcgtacctaaagtcaaaatcatcttccaccaaaacccaaagtcatctggtacccaaggacaaTGACATCTCGTACCTAAAGTCAAAGTCATCTTCCTCCAAAAGCcaaagtcatctggtacccaaggacgatgacaTCTCGTACCTAAAGTCAAAACCATCTTCCACCAAAACCcaaagtcatctggtacccaaggacgatgacaTCTTGTACCTAAAGTCAAAATCATCTTCCACCAAAAGCCAAAGTaatctggtacccaaggacgatgacaTCTCGTACCTAAGTCAAAGTCATCTTCCTCCAAAAGCcaaagtcatctg ccaaagtcatctggtacccaaggacgatgacaTCTCGTACCTAAAGTCAAAGTCATCTTCCACCAAAAGCcaaagtcatctggtacccaaggacgaggacatctcgtaCCTAAAGTCAAAGTCATCTTCCACCAAGAGCcaaagtcatctggtacccaaggacgatgacaTCTCGTACCTAAAGTCAAAGTCATCTTCCACCAAGAGCcaaagtcatctggtacccaaggacgatgacaTCTC CcaaagtcatctggtacccaaggacgatgacaTCTCGTACCTAAAGTCAAAGTCATCTTCCACCAAGAGCcaaagtcatctggtacccaaggacgatgacatctcgtacctaaagtcaaaatcatcttccaccaaaagccaaagtcatctggtacccaaggacgatgacaTCTGGTACCTAAAGTCAAAATCATCTTCCACCAAGAGCcaaagtcatctggtacccaaggacgatgacaTCTCGTACCTAAGTCAAAATCATCTTCCACCAAAAGCcaaagtcatctg CCAtagtcatctggtacccaaggacgatgacaTCTCGTACCTAAAGTCAAAGTCATCTTCCACCAAAAGCcaaagtcatctggtacccaaggacgatgacaTCTTGTACCTGAAGTCAAAGTCATCTTCCACCAAAAGCcaaagtcatctggtacccaaggacgatgtcATCTTGTACCTAAAGTCAAAATCATCTTCCACTCAAAGCcaaagtcatctggtacccaaggacgatgtcATCTTGTACCTAAAGTCAAAACCATCTTCCACTCAAAGcccaagtcatctggtacccaaggacgatgacaTCTTGTACCTGAAGTCAAAGTCATCTTCCACCAAAAGCcaaagtcatctggtacccaaggacgatgtcATCTTGTACCTAAAGTCAAAATCATCTTCCACTCAAAGCcaaagtcatctggtacccaaggacgatgtcATCTTGTACCTAAAGTTGAAGTCATCTTCCACCAAAACCCAGAGTCATCTTGTACCCAAGGACGATGTCATCTTGTACCTAAAGTCAAAATCATCTTCCACTCAAAGcccaagtcatctggtacccaaggacgatgacaTCTTGTACCTGAAGTCAAAGTCATCTTCCACCAAAAGCcaaagtcatctggtacccaaggacgatgtcATCTTGTACCTAAAGTCAAAATCATCTTCCACTCAAAGCcaaagtcatctggtacccaaggacgatgtcATCTTGTACCTAAAGTCAAAATCATCTTCCACTCAAAGCcaaagtcatctggtacccaaggacgatgtcATCTTGTACCTAAAGTCAAAATCATCTTCCACTCAAAGcccaagtcatctggtacccaaggacgatgacaTCTTGTACCTGAAGTCAAAGTCATCTTCCACCAAAAGCcaaagtcatctggtacccaaggacgatgtcATCTTGTACCTAAAGTCAAAATCATCTTCCACTCAAAGcccaagtcatctggtacccaagggCGATGGCATCTTGTACCTAAAGTTGAAGTCATCTTCCACCAAAACCCAGAGTCATCTTGTACCCAAGGACGATGTCATCTTGTACCTAAAGTCAAAATCATCTTCCACTCAAAGCcaaagtcatctggtacccaaggacgatgtcATCTTGTACCTAAAGTCAAAATCATCTTCCACTCAAAGcccaagtcatctggtacccaaggacgatgacaTCTTGTACCTGAAGTCAAAGTCATCTTCCACCAAAAGCcaaagtcatctggtacccaaggacgatgtcATCTTGTACCTAAAGTCAAAATCATCTTCCACTCAAAGcccaagtcatctggtacccaaggacgatgtcATCTTGTACCTAAAGTCAAAATCATCTTCCACTCAAAGcccaagtcatctggtacccaaggacgatgtcATCTTGTACCTAAAGTCAAAATCATCTTCCACTCAAAGcccaagtcatctggtacccaaggacgatgtcATCTTGTACCTAAAGTCAAAATCATCTTCCACTCAAAGcccaagtcatctggtacccaaggacgatgtcATCTTGTACCTAAAGTCAAAATCATCTTCCACTCAAAGcccaagtcatctggtacccaaggacgatgtcATCTTGTACCTAAAGTCAAAATCATCTTCCACTCAAAGcccaagtcatctggtacccaaggacgatgacaTCTTGTACCTGAAGTCAAAGTCATCTTCCACCAAAAGCcaaagtcatctggtacccaaggacgatgtcATCTTGTACCTAAAGTCAAAATCATCTTCCACTCAAAGcccaagtcatctggtacccaagggCGATGGCATCTTGTACCTAAAGTTGAAGTCATCTTCCACCAAAACCCAGAGTCATCTTGTACCCAAGGACGATGTCATCTTGTACCTAAAGTCAAAATCATCTTCCACTCAAAGcccaagtcatctggtacccaaggacgatgtcATCTTGTACCTAAAGTCAAAATCATCTTCCACTCAAAGcccaagtcatctggtacccaaggacgatgacaTCTTGTACCTGAAGTCAAAGTCATCTTCCACCAAAAGCcaaagtcatctggtacccaaggacgatgtcATCTTGTACCTAAAGTCAAAATCATCTTCCACTCAAAGcccaagtcatctggtacccaaggacgatgacaTCTTGTACCTGAAGTCAAAGTCATCTTCCACCAAAAGCcaaagtcatctggtacccaaggacgatgtcATCTTGTACCTAAAGTCAAAATCATCTTCCACTCAAAGcccaagtcatctggtacccaagggCGATGGCATCTTGTACCTAAAGTTGAAGTCATCTTCCACCAAAACCCAGAGTCATCTTGTACCCAAGGACGATGTCATCTTGTACCTAAAGTCAAAGTCATCTTCCACCAAAAGCcaaagtcatctggtacccaagggCGATGGCATCTTGTACCTAAAATAA